The following are from one region of the Candidatus Manganitrophaceae bacterium genome:
- the hpt gene encoding hypoxanthine phosphoribosyltransferase, whose translation MRGKIFGKPIITQEEMRKRIKTLGQQITTDYTDKNLLMVGVLKGAFAFFSDLTRAVRLPLHVDFLIVSRSGAKGKSTRSVKIISDIAKDLSGQDVLLVEDIVDSGATLTFLKKKMMARKPRSIKCCTLLDKPRRREVDVTIDYVGFVIPDQYVVGYGLDFENKYRNLPYIAVLDKMGERTKKT comes from the coding sequence ATGAGGGGGAAGATTTTTGGCAAGCCCATTATTACGCAGGAAGAGATGCGGAAGCGCATTAAAACACTCGGCCAGCAGATCACGACGGATTATACCGACAAGAATCTTCTGATGGTGGGCGTCCTGAAAGGGGCTTTTGCTTTTTTTTCCGATCTCACACGGGCGGTTCGTCTTCCCCTACATGTTGATTTTCTCATCGTTTCACGCTCCGGGGCGAAGGGGAAAAGCACGAGAAGTGTAAAGATTATCTCAGATATTGCAAAAGATTTATCAGGTCAGGATGTTTTGCTGGTTGAAGATATTGTTGATTCGGGTGCGACACTGACCTTCCTGAAGAAGAAAATGATGGCACGAAAGCCGAGGTCGATCAAGTGCTGCACCTTACTTGACAAACCCAGGAGGCGGGAGGTTGATGTGACCATTGATTATGTAGGATTCGTTATCCCGGATCAGTACGTTGTTGGGTATGGGCTTGATTTTGAAAATAAATATCGTAACCTCCCCTATATCGCTGTCCTGGATAAGATGGGCGAACGTACTAAAAAAACATGA